In Aegilops tauschii subsp. strangulata cultivar AL8/78 chromosome 3, Aet v6.0, whole genome shotgun sequence, one genomic interval encodes:
- the LOC109770629 gene encoding LEAF RUST 10 DISEASE-RESISTANCEUS RECEPTOR-LIKE PROTEIN KINASE-like 2.7, whose amino-acid sequence MYHLLLLLLVLLPFATADAHAAAFCNNATCGGQSIAYPFWLANSGPNCGYPGLGVSCNENTPILDVQFHQYRVLRIDYANRAVSLADVDAWNTTCPRLSFSLSVDPRSSLQLTPSNSNLTLLYNCKAGVSRPSAVKLDGCPEQSMAWYVLPDDDGATGDARAYGCEEAVTTPVLMSPRRPANPSLREALSGGFQMRYDDRSERCGACEQSGGRCRYGRIEEHGGTGFACVCDDGANKLRCGDALSLCLKRQKLYKIASTSSVVLILFACLLVYKKYSSALLRSRLPCSFHEPVEVSLSLLTSHTRSASSRGDAELPRDGGDLLR is encoded by the exons ATGtaccatctcctcctcctcctcctcgtcctgcTCCCCTTCGCCACAGCCGACGCCCACGCCGCCGCTTTCTGCAACAACGCCACCTGCGGCGGCCAGAGCATCGCCTACCCGTTCTGGCTCGCCAACTCCGGGCCCAACTGCGGCTACCCGGGCCTGGGCGTCTCCTGCAACGAGAACACCCCGATCCTCGACGTCCAGTTCCACCAGTACAGGGTCCTGCGCATCGACTACGCCAACCGCGCCGTCTCCCTCGCCGACGTGGACGCCTGGAACACGACCTGCCCGCGGCTCAGCTTCAGCCTCTCCGTCGACCCCCGCTCATCGCTGCAGCTCACGCCCTCCAACTCCAACCTCACCCTGCTCTACAACTGCAAGGCCGGCGTCTCCCGGCCCTCCGCCGTGAAACTCGACGGGTGCCCGGAACAGAGCATGGCCTGGTACGTGCTCCCTGATGACGACGGGGCCACGGGCGACGCGCGCGCGTACGGGTGCGAGGAGGCGGTGACGACGCCGGTGCTGATGAGCCCGCGTCGTCCGGCGAACCCGTCGCTCCGTGAGGCGCTCAGCGGTGGGTTCCAGATGCGTTACGATGATCGGTCCGAGCGGTGCggcgcatgcgagcagtccggcGGACGGTGCCGATACGGGCGCATCGAGGAGCACGGCGGGACGGGCTTCGCGTGCGTCTGCGACGATGGCGCGAACAAACTCCGGTGCG GGGATGCACTCTCCTTATGCTTGAAGAGACAAAAATTGT ATAAAATAGCAAGCACATCGAGCGTAGTTCTGATATTGTTTGCATGTTTATTGGTCTATAAGAAATACAGTTCTGCGCTTTTGAGGAGTCGTCTTCCGTGCTCCTTTCATGAGCCCGTTGAGGTTTCCTTGAGCCTCTTGACAAGTCACACCAGATCTGCCTCGTCTAGAGGTGATGCAGAGTTACCACGTGACGGCGGTGATCTTCTCCGGTGA